One window of the Magnolia sinica isolate HGM2019 chromosome 19, MsV1, whole genome shotgun sequence genome contains the following:
- the LOC131235169 gene encoding protein DETOXIFICATION 54-like, which yields MAEKEPDSMRPYPSPAQVVEELKDLWSMALPITAMNFLVYVRAVVSVLCLGRIGSLELAGGALSIGFTNITGYSVLFGLAAGLEPVCSQAFGSKNWDLISISFQRTIVILLMSSVPIGLLWINLEKIMVSMGQDREITAVAATYCLYSLPDLITNAFLQPLRVYLRSQGVTKPMMYCSALAVVIHVPLNVVMVFVLGLGVPGVAISAVLTNLNMALFLVGYLYWSGVCELTWKGWSMDAVRKLWPLMELAIPSCCGICLEWWWYEIMTVMAGYLPNPKLAVAATAILIQTTSMMYTVPMALAACVSTRVGYELGAGQPERAKLAAMVALGCAFLLGIFNVAWTSVLRERWAGLFTQDSSVVSLAAAVLPIMGLCELGNCPQTTGCGVLRGTARPTIGAQINLASFYGVGTPVAVWLAFWLKVGFPGLWYGLLSAQIACVILIMFVVLLRTDWTVQANRAKNLTQVEMGMIDGDGDGEMGGGIDNEDEEKKGFLSTEDVL from the exons ATGGCGGAAAAAGAACCCGATTCAATGCGACCATACCCTTCCCCGGCTCAG GTTGTAGAGGAGCTGAAGGATCTCTGGAGCATGGCTCTGCCGATCACCGCTATGAATTTCCTCGTATATGTCCGAGCCGTAGTCTCCGTCCTCTGCCTAGGCAGGATCGGAAGCTTGGAGCTCGCTGGTGGGGCTCTCTCCATCGGCTTCACCAACATCACCGGCTACTCGGTCCTCTTCGGCCTTGCTGCCGGTCTCGAACCCGTCTGCAGCCAGGCCTTCGGGTCCAAGAACTGGGACCTGATCTCAATATCCTTCCAACGCACGATCGTAATCCTCCTGATGTCGAGCGTGCCCATCGGCCTCCTCTGGATAAATCTGGAGAAGATCATGGTTTCCATGGGCCAAGATCGTGAAATCACTGCCGTCGCCGCTACCTACTGCTTATATTCGCTCCCCGATCTGATCACAAACGCCTTCTTGCAGCCGTTGAGAGTGTATCTTCGATCGCAGGGCGTGACAAAACCGATGATGTATTGCTCGGCATTGGCTGTGGTTATTCACGTGCCTTTGAATGTAGTCATGGTGTTTGTGCTTGGGCTCGGCGTTCCTGGCGTGGCGATTTCAGCGGTGCTGACTAACCTCAACATGGCCTTGTTCTTGGTTGGGTATCTGTACTGGTCGGGCGTGTGTGAGCTGACGTGGAAGGGATGGTCTATGGATGCTGTTCGCAAGCTATGGCCGTTGATGGAGCTGGCCATACCTAGCTGTTGTGGGATTTGCTTGGAGTGGTGGTGGTACGAGATCATGACCGTCATGGCGGGGTACTTGCCCAATCCCAAGCTGGCCGTCGCTGCTACTGCTATCTTGATACAGACGACTAGCATGATGTATACAGTTCCCATGGCGTTGGCGGCTTGCGTTTCCACGAGG GTGGGGTACGAGCTGGGAGCGGGCCAGCCAGAGAGGGCGAAGCTGGCAGCGATGGTGGCATTGGGATGCGCTTTTCTGCTTGGAATCTTCAACGTCGCATGGACGTCAGtgctcagagagcgatgggctgGTCTTTTCACTCAAGACTCTTCGGTCGTGTCGCTTGCCGCTGCGGTCCTCCCTATCATGGGTCTCTGCGAGCTCGGCAACTGCCCCCAGACCACTGGATGTGGTGTCCTCCGTGGCACCGCACGGCCCACCATCGGCGCCCAGATCAACCTCGCCTCCTTCTATGGTGTGGGCACGCCCGTGGCCGTCTGGCTTGCCTTTTGGCTCAAGGTGGGCTTTCCAGGCCTGTGGTACGGTCTCCTCTCAGCCCAGATCGCCTGCGTGATCCTAATCATGTTTGTAGTGTTGCTGAGAACGGATTGGACGGTGCAGGCCAACCGTGCTAAGAACCTGACCCAAGTGGAGATGGGCATGattgatggtgatggtgatggggaGATGGGTGGGGGTATTGATAATGAGGATGAAGAAAAGAAGGGATTCTTGTCCACCGAGGATGTTTTGTAA